A window of Lepus europaeus isolate LE1 chromosome 11, mLepTim1.pri, whole genome shotgun sequence contains these coding sequences:
- the CLEC14A gene encoding C-type lectin domain family 14 member A: MRPTLALCLLGQVLWFGPGAGEHPTADRAVCSASGACYSLHHATIKREAAEEACNLRGGALSSVRGDAEMRAVLALLRAGPGPGGGSKDLLFWVALERRRSHCTLENEPLRGFSWLSPDASGVENDTLPWVEEPQRSCTARRCAGLQATRGVEPAGWKEMRCHQRANGYLCKYQFEALCSAPRPGAASDLSYRAPFQLTSASLDFSPPGTKVSALCPEQLWVSATCIADEFGERWDGLPGGTVLCPCPGRYLRGGECVELSNCLDDSGAFACECAAGFELGRDGRSCVTNEEAQPEHSGTKMPTRRLPATAASPVLKRTTLSPREQKPGEMPHVPGRGSSAMSTPEIILWGAQSTTSTLQRFPPTKSETTSRPSGSTTPQFNSTSSSSIPQAPGSSSTVVFILVSIAVVVLVILTMTVLGLFKLCFHKGPSTRPRKGPLALPGVESNTEANARSSSAHCTDNGVKAGDCGLRDRAEGASLAGSSLDSGDT, translated from the coding sequence ATGAGGCCGACGCTCGCCCTGTGCCTCCTTGGGCAGGTTCTTTGGTTTGGGCCGGGCGCGGGCGAGCACCCCACCGCCGATCGAGCTGTGTGCTCGGCCTCAGGGGCCTGCTACAGCCTGCACCATGCTACCATCAAGCGAGAGGCGGCCGAGGAGGCCTGCAACCTACGCGGCGGGGCGCTCAGCTCGGTGCGAGGGGACGCCGAGATGCGCGCTGTGCTCGCGCTCCTGCGGGCAGGTCCAGGGCCCGGAGGGGGTTCCAAAGACCTTCTGTTTTGGGTGGCGCTGGAGCGCAGGCGTTCCCACTGCACCCTGGAGAACGAGCCGTTGAGAGGTTTCTCCTGGCTGTCCCCCGACGCCAGCGGAGTTGAAAACGACACGCTGCCGTGGGTGGAGGAGCCCCAGCGCTCCTGCACGGCGCGCAGATGCGCAGGACTCCAGGCCACCCGGGGAGTTGAGCCCGCAGGCTGGAAGGAGATGCGATGCCACCAGCGTGCCAATGGCTACCTGTGCAAGTACCAGTTTGAGGCCTTGTGCTCCGCGCCGCGCCCCGGGGCCGCCTCTGACTTGAGTTACCGCGCGCCCTTCCAGCTGACCAGCGCCTCGCTGGACTTCAGTCCCCCGGGGACCAAGGTGAGTGCGCTCTGCCCCGAGCAGCTCTGGGTCTCAGCCACCTGTATCGCAGACGAGTTTGGAGAGCGTTGGGACGGGCTACCCGGGGGGACCGTGCTCTGTCCCTGCCCAGGGCGGTACCTCCGCGGTGGCGAATGCGTGGAGCTCTCCAACTGCCTAGACGACTCTGGAGCCTTTGCCTGCGAATGTGCTGCGGGCTTCGAGCTGGGGAGAGACGGACGCTCTTGCGTGACCAATGAGGAAGCACAGCCTGAACATAGCGGGACTAAGATGCCCACAAGGCGCCTGCCAGCCACTGCCGCTAGCCCAGTGCTGAAGAGAACAACGTTGTCACCCAGAGAACAGAAGCCGGGAGAGATGCCCCACGTGCCTGGACGAGGCAGTTCAGCAATGTCTACTCCAGAGATTATTCTGTGGGGCGCACAGAGCACGACCTCCACCCTTCAGAGGTTCCCTCCAACCAAATCAGAGACAACCAGCCGCCCATCTGGAAGTACTACCCCCCAGTTTAATTCCACATCTTCCTCTTCCATTccgcaggctcctggctcctcctccaccGTGGTCTTCATACTTGTGAGCATAGCAGTAGTAGTGCTGGTGATCTTGACCATGACAGTGCTAGGGCTTTTCAAACTGTGCTTTCACAAGGGCCCTTCCACCAGGCCAAGGAAGGGACCTTTGGCCTTGCCGGGCGTGGAGAGTAACACAGAAGCTAATGCGCGCTCCAGTTCTGCGCATTGCACGGACAACGGGGTGAAGGCGGGGGACTGCGGTCTGCGGGACAGGGCAGAGGGCGCCTCGCTGGCGGGGTCCTCTCTTGACTCTGGGGACACCTAG